TGTCCACCGCCACGATGAGACGACGTATCTCGCGGTCCGTCTTCGCGACCCCAAGCGCCGTGGCTACGCCGTGAGGATTTACGAACGACCAACACCCGGAACCCTGAATCAACGCCATGAACTCACAGCGGACGACCTCGGAGTCGTCAGCGTCGAGCGTCCAGCACTCACGACGAATCCGCGCACAGGGCAACTTCAGCTATACTTACCGGTCGACCGTGGCTCCAACGACTGGGTGATTCGGAAGTTCGCCGACACCGACCACCCCGAAGAATTCGACCCGGCGACCGCTCACGACGTGCTTCGACCGCGGCCGGGCGAAAGCGACGCTGCGACCGTCAAAGATCCCTACGTCCTGACCGTCGGTGGCCGATACTACATGTACTACGCCGGGAACGACGGCCAGTCAGAGCAAGCACATCTCGCCACCAGCGTCGACGGCGAGACGTGGGAGCGCGTGAAGCGGGGGCCCGTCCTTTCTCGGGCGTACTGGCACGATTACCACACCCGGATTTCGTGTGCAGTCCCCGCTCCGGACGCGCCAGTCTGGCTCGTC
The sequence above is a segment of the Halorussus halophilus genome. Coding sequences within it:
- a CDS encoding glycoside hydrolase family protein: MTDYATPPTFDISSAETILEPQETGEGNWVGAPCVHRHDETTYLAVRLRDPKRRGYAVRIYERPTPGTLNQRHELTADDLGVVSVERPALTTNPRTGQLQLYLPVDRGSNDWVIRKFADTDHPEEFDPATAHDVLRPRPGESDAATVKDPYVLTVGGRYYMYYAGNDGQSEQAHLATSVDGETWERVKRGPVLSRAYWHDYHTRISCAVPAPDAPVWLVFYEGSGMVDANRTWNIRTGIAVSPDLKRVTDTSPDGPRYAAPTADADTGLGTFGTFRYVDVLRKGSEWEVFAEVAREDGSFDLRRMTVQFD